The sequence below is a genomic window from Wyeomyia smithii strain HCP4-BCI-WySm-NY-G18 chromosome 1, ASM2978416v1, whole genome shotgun sequence.
aaaagtgagaaatatgtccaatttaaaatgctaataaatcagttagttttcgatggatttccttcgtttttgcagcaatcgattagaatatcttctaagatttctttcctaccaaatgcatgaaattgcaattttattattcgaacctttttactattgaaaattctgaagccttgtcaaaacacaaaattcgacctctgattgctcattatacgattgctttcccaagcacagtcggcagagttatggacctaataaattgggaatgcatcatttggcctatataagagcttcattagataataaacaaacattacaacggatattaaattaaacaactgaaatttgaagaacacaaatgattatttgaagagttaatattttctcgttttgcgctataatccaaagttaattatcttcatctacatgcatactctgactattattacgtgtttgcgtcgctcagtgtttggctacggttatgcagagcgcaaataacggcgcgatgcgattcggcaagacgaaatgtgttgaaatgtatagctctacttcgccttaaaaagagctgaacgtttcaccacggtaaggcaaatcaaaaacttcatttaaaatattaaacaaagagaaattacaatactgccaatgaacggtcaacgtttatttactagaagaaatgactgacacgcaagcagccgggttatctttcttgtaaaagtattctacttcaaccttgcggtcgtggctttacacacaaccttcctgtgattttttatttttttgttcatttaacATTTGACAGTGAGCATCTTTGTATTTCAAGATCAATCACAATGGATGACACAACTCTTATACCTCTCATTATAAGCAACACGATTAAAAAAATATGACCATAATGTTCGTAATAAAGGTACCTAGACTAACAAATTCATTATAATGCCAATTGCACAAAAATATCAATCAGCATTTGAATGCCATTCAactaaaacaaacgaaaacaaactcATTCGCCAACACTGCCACCGTCGGCCCTGCCTGGGTTGAGgtgttttaaaataatttatcacGTTTTGGCACCACACTCCAATCCTCCATTTACCGGCCAGTCATCGTTCCGTGAATCGTACTTGCGCTTCTTATaacatccatccatccatccatccacgCGATCTTTCCCCACAAAAACAGCTCAGCAACAacaccatcatcatcagcagcagcaacaacaacaacaacaactaagGCAGCAGCTACAAAGCAGAACCGAAACTGTTGTTAGGCACCTATACCAGAGCAAAGCGCACCGTTTTAAGGAGGGTTGTTTGTGCTTGCTTTGGTGGAAGCTTGGTTGTTGTGTATATACACAAAACAAGCAGAGAGTACAGATCGCAAAACATAAATCATGCTGCTTGTTTGCGCCCCGTTCCCTCTCTCTCCTGCTTCTCGTGGGCTGAAAACATCTCCGTCGCCGCGCCGTCATCACATCGATGCCTGATGCTCGGGCACAAAGCAAGCGCTGCAATGTTTGTGCGGGTCTGATTGGCTGCCTGGGCCAATCGGCGCACCGCTACTCATCCGGGAGGAGTGGCCAGCGAGCCGCTAGCAGCATTCCGATTGGTGCTCGCCTTGTTTGCGCAAATATTTATATAAATCTTTGCCTACTTCGTTCACCGCCGCCGCCACCACCGCCACAGGCCAAGGGGAAAATCAAACGTCTGGCCGCGTTGTTTGGAATGTGTTTACGCGAGCAGACTGCTTGCCAGCAGCCCAGTCCGGAGTTCGGGAGTCAGTAGATGTTTGATTTGCTGCCGACCAGAAGTGTGTGCTCTCGAAAACGATCGCGCGCTTGATAGGCCAGTAGTGTGCTATTCCGCTGGAAGGTGAAGAAGCCAAAAGAGATTTGTTTTTTCGTTAATTACTCAATCCGCGTGCACGCGTCGGGAAACCCGTTTGCAAGTTAGTTTCTGCAGGAAAAGTGCAGTGAAAAGTTCTATTGAAACGGTATTACGGCAATCAGTGACAGTGGAGGAAGAAAACGGAAGATTTAGAACCATGTTAAATTGTGCCGATCTAGTGCAATTCGACCAGTACAGCTTGCAGCTGTACAACTATGCAATGGTGGAGCGTTTTCGGACGAATCAGTTTTTCAATTACGGAAACATAGTGGCCGATCCGAGAACGTTGTCCCGGTTTTTCAAGCCGTCGGTATATGTGACGAATCCGGCTGAGGTCGGTCCGACTGCCTTGCTAGCCGACGCCAGTAAACTGTCCTCTGCACCAAAGCCCCAGTATAGCTATATTGGATTGATCGCGATTGCGATTCTAAGCTCCCCGGAAAGGAAGCTGGTGCTGTCTGACATATACCAGCACATATTGGACAACTACAGCTATTTTCGTAGTCGTGGTCCAGGTTGGCGCAACTCGATACGACACAATCTCTCGTTGAATGACTGTTTCATTAAAGCTGGTCGGTCGGCCCACGGTAAGGGCCACTACTGGGCCGTCCATCCGGCAAATGTGGAAGACTTCCTAAAAGGGGATTTCCGACGTAGAAAAGCTCAGCGGAAAGTTCGCCGCCACATGGGACTCACATCGGATGACGATATTTTCGACAACAGCTCCCCGAGGCAGTTTTTCCCAGCAATTCCTTCGTCGCCGGTTCTGAACCCGGCTGCTTATATGCCAACCGCTACGGAACCCTTGTCGCAGGCAGCCGCGGTGGCTGCAGCGACTGTTTGCGCATATCCGAGCGCCATCGAGCAGCAGCAAGTGGCCATCATCAAAGGTGCTATGGAGAGCTTCTCCCGCAAGCGGCAGTTTGACGTAGAGTCCCTGCTCCGACCAGACGATGCCAGCTCACCGTCGTCGGTGAATTCCTCGTCGCAACCGCAACCGTCGGAGCCACCGGAGAAGAAAACTAAACTACCGTCGCTACCAGGTTTCACACCAGCTCATCATCATCTTCACCATCCTCAGCACCACCAGCATCAACATCCACTGGCAGCGTTTGGCAGCCTGGCTGCAGCGGCAGCCGCCGCTACGTCTGCCGTAGGACTACCGAAAGCGTTGCAGaagcagcatcagcagcagcagaccTAAGTAGAACACAGAATGGACCCCATGTCCGGAGGCTTAACCGTTTGTCTAGCGTAGCGTAGGTACCCGTTGTAGTTTGTATAGAATTTTTCTTATCTCGATGGAAAATGGAATGCCGCTGAATGTAGGCTAACTGTAACTCTGTGAAGGAAGGCGAATCTAATTAAAAAGATTAGTGAACATGGGTCTGCTGAAGTTGTtacgtttgtttgtttttctgcgGATATGATTTGATGGTGAGAGATGACTCGACTGAACTTATCTTTTATTTCTTAGAATATATTTTGTACATCCCACACAAAagatttgtttttcaataaacTGAAATGAAATTTGATCCATTTGAATTGAAGATTAACTCTACATAAGAACTTCTTATCACAATTGGATTGTTACAATGGTAGACTTATTTTTCTCAAGTTTGCCAACTATGCTTTAAATCGCCGCCAATCGCTTCGCCAATAATCAAAGTGTAGTGACGCTAAATCGTTTCTTGGCTCAAGTGTCGCTTAGTGTGTTGAATTCACTGAActcttttgaaaaacaaaaataacaattagcATGATTCTATCAATTCTTTCAGGTTTTCTTTTTGCCTGAACCGTTACTAGCAATAGTTATAATTGAGACGTACATCTGTCATTCGTCAGAATAACTCCTCAACGCGAGATATCAGCTCAAGCGCGACGGCGACGCAGAGTAGCTTTTATTTTGATAATTAAAGTAAGGTTATTTTATTATGTGTACTTTCGTTTTGTTGCTTGTTCTATTTTAGAGTATTGTTTTTGGACAATTCTAATTCTAGAATATAGTCCACAAAATATATGACAAACATGAAATGAATATACTTATTTGAGTTCATGAGTTTGAGCGTAAACGGATAATCTAGTTTCAATAGTTATACTGAACGTCCCCTTTACAGCCTCTTATTCTCCAAAATACAACCACTACAtccaaaataaaaacatttaagAAGCAAAAGAAAACTTCGTATAATCGAGTGTAAAGTCTGAATataactggtcgacaaaatgaaaaaagtgcattccaaaagctcaaaccggggATAAATGGAAAATTATagatattcaaccattcctatgaatgtTGGTGCCCCTGGCTAGTACcgatttgcctttctcctagaaaggtatagcaatcactgcaaaaactaaaggtataaaagtgctcacaagggccgaatgtcgtatatcactcgactcagttcgacgagctgagcattttctgtatgtgtgtgtgtgtgatgtgaaatccagctatgaaaaggaacatattccgacggctacttggactcactcactcttctcagagatggctggcctgatttcaacaaaattagtgtcaattaataagtctagctgcctcataacacccttttgaattttactgtaatcaaactgtaacttcgtctgtaatgtaccgaaatgtgaaaatcacgaaactccattatctcagaaactacacaaccgatttgatcaatattattatcagatgagcgggctagttaagggttaactgatgaattatgattggacacgtggtttcaaagtttggctaccctatacgttcccatttcatttgattataatcgaacttgagcaaccgttatgtatttaattgttaataaaacaacgaaagtctattatttcaatgattacatgatttatttgaacatagcaagtgtcatacgaacgagtcatctctcgaactcacaaattacaaacttcataataatttgatatgtggctcgaaagttatggaaagaaaagaaattcaaagactatttaaaactatacctgctttgatcgaaatatgtggcctcaatataattcaaatgtaGAACCGTACTGtttgaacattccaaattcattgattccttgcgatgtgttcaaagtctgcaaatgcacgacgaatcgaccataggatatgatcaaaatcaaataacaaatcgtttgaaatgattggtttcatcgaaatgacaacatcctcgacttttggcttctgtacatcgccttaaatctgaatatatattcatattgtgtggtattcgttcattttcagcagactttctggcttcaatctgacaccggaaatacccatattgggaggtatttagttattttggttgttttccacaaacaaaattggtcgtcttcaaattcaaaatggtgtccagggtcaatgtttgatttctatgcatcatctcgattacggaaatatccatattgagtattattcagtcattttcgactgtttcatagaagttgccattcagcaattcaaaatggtgcctgaggtcaattgtaagctcattgcatcattctggttccagagatactcatattggatagtatttggttattttaggctgttttacacaaaccggaaatcgccatcttggatttcaaaatggtatttaagataatttctggcctctggttgggtcattctggttgaatgattttagaggtaacaaatatgtccataatggttcgtcgcccctccctcttcaggaagcacatgttcctgggaaacagccgaaaatgatcgaataacacccaaaaccggaagtcgtcatcttagaattcaaaatggtatctgtggtcgattttagctcctgtgtatcattctagatccggatattgttatattgggtggaaatcggccatttttggctgttttccagaaaccggaatttgccatcttacaatccaaaatgttgcctgaggtcgattatggaacatatttgttacctctagaaacattcacctgccaaatttggttccatttagttggttagctctcgagatgtgcagaaatttgtgtttcatttgcatggaacCCCTccattccagaaaagggaggggcgtccaactattatgaacatattttttaccccttaaaacatccacatgccaacttcggtttcatttacttggttTGCTCTTCAGTTGTGCAgagatttatgtttcatttgtatgggacccctcactttcagaagagggaggggtctcaaactatcataggaacctttatcggcaccaaaaacccctacatacaaattttcacttcgatcggctcggtagttttcgagcctatatggttcagacagacagacagactgtactgcatttttatatgtatagattgcaatataaatattttataacctaaagagtgaatatacatttattggattgaagcgttcaagtaaatctatttttataaaaaaaagtttgaatgagaaaggctggatctgaccgctaggtgggttaatttaggtttttcagagacttgaatgagtttcctcgtaaacataacgttaaagcaaCCATTCCTagtggttgaatagctataatctttcatttgttTCTGGTTGAGCTTTTGCAGGGCACCTGTGTTGACGAATGTAATCGAGTCGAAAATTCCGAATAATCGAGATAGAATGGTACTATGAAACCTAAttccaattgggttgtttatctgtatcagtttttcatatcatctgaaagagctgcaatTTTtaagcaaaatgtgattttcaaaaaatttctatcgttgtccttcaatttttaaatcacgaatcaaaactgctcgaaatctgctcgaaatcgctacaatgacaattcgcccatataccaactgtcattgaagcgatttggagcgatttttattcatcattcaaaaatcaaaggacaatgatataaatttaaaaaaaaaaacgttttgcgcagaaaattacactttttagctgatatataaaagtTAAAAATCCGTGGGAAGCTAAACAAACCAAttgtgtaaaataatatcaatgTGTAATGGCATCTGCCAAAGATGCCATTTCATGGAATGCAAAGTAACTTTCACATGAAACAGTGGAATACGATTTATGACTGCTGAATTCACGTTTTCGTGTTATGTTCGAAACTAACTGAAATATGCATCTCGTTTGCTTAATTTCATTGGGAACGAGCAGTAGTTATTGTTGATAATCACCAGTATCTTAGAGCTCACAATACCGATTCACTGTTGCGTGGCTAAGAGTGCTGCACTCCTGCTATCTGACAAGAGATGAATTTATTTGTCCTTCTTTCAAGCCCGCTACACgatacaattttttatttcgttgcgtagctaaaaaaagcaaagccttggtccTACATTCCGTTTCGGAACTTAACCTTGAACACAGACTTCGTAGTCAACTAGTTAATGTACAGGACGACTGCGGGGCTAGCGATCctacagacactaacagtctctcccgagtcgagactcgaacccacgacgactggcttgttaggccagcatcgtatctcgagaccaactggaaatGTTGCGTTGCTGAAACTTATCTTAAAATAGCTTATTTATAACTTTAGCGTAGAATATGTACAATAGTTTAACCAAA
It includes:
- the LOC129733917 gene encoding fork head domain-containing protein FD5 — its product is MLNCADLVQFDQYSLQLYNYAMVERFRTNQFFNYGNIVADPRTLSRFFKPSVYVTNPAEVGPTALLADASKLSSAPKPQYSYIGLIAIAILSSPERKLVLSDIYQHILDNYSYFRSRGPGWRNSIRHNLSLNDCFIKAGRSAHGKGHYWAVHPANVEDFLKGDFRRRKAQRKVRRHMGLTSDDDIFDNSSPRQFFPAIPSSPVLNPAAYMPTATEPLSQAAAVAAATVCAYPSAIEQQQVAIIKGAMESFSRKRQFDVESLLRPDDASSPSSVNSSSQPQPSEPPEKKTKLPSLPGFTPAHHHLHHPQHHQHQHPLAAFGSLAAAAAAATSAVGLPKALQKQHQQQQT